The following coding sequences lie in one Metopolophium dirhodum isolate CAU chromosome 5, ASM1992520v1, whole genome shotgun sequence genomic window:
- the LOC132945131 gene encoding glycerol-3-phosphate phosphatase isoform X1 produces MMSSTCIEALSAEGRRDFYNSFDTVLTDCDGVLWLLNNTIQGATEVMNGFKADNKKVFFVTNNSTKSHTQFLEKFHALGFKALANEVVSTSFLAAKYLKANLDPSKQVYVIGSPAIACELDALNIKHFGVGEDYLKTSVPTFVENIKLEPDVGAVLVGFDEHLSYPKLFRAASYLKDQNVLFVATNTDESFPVAGTGLVMPGTGSLVCAVKTCAGREPFVVGKPSSYICNVLTETNKIDPSRTIMIGDRCNTDILLGKRCGFKTLLVLTGVNSLKDVEEWSKSDDPKLLELVPDYYAQSIDSLRATFPVPL; encoded by the coding sequence ATGATGTCGTCCACATGCATTGAGGCGTTGTCCGCTGAAGGCCGGCGGGACTTTTACAATTCGTTTGACACCGTACTCACCGACTGCGATGGTGTACTGTGGTTGCTGAACAACACTATACAGGGGGCCACAGAAGTCATGAACGGTTTTAAGGCGGACAACAAGAAGGTGTTTTTTGTCACCAACAACAGCACTAAATCGCACACACAATTCTTGGAGAAGTTTCATGCACTGGGATTCAAAGCCCTGGCCAACGAAGTGGTCAGTACTAGTTTCTTGGCCGCAAAATACTTGAAGGCCAATCTCGATCCATCTAAGCAAGTGTATGTGATCGGATCTCCAGCTATCGCATGTGAACTAGATGCACTAAATATAAAACACTTTGGTGTTGGCGaggattatttaaaaacttctgTACCCACGTTTGTTGAAAACATAAAGCTCGAACCCGACGTTGGTGCTGTGTTGGTTGGATTTGACGAACATCTTAGTTATCCTAAACTATTTAGAGCTGCATCCTACTTGAAGGATCAAAATGTCCTGTTTGTGGCAACTAACACTGATGAGAGTTTCCCAGTGGCTGGTACAGGTTTAGTTATGCCTGGTACTGGTAGTCTGGTGTGTGCTGTCAAGACTTGCGCCGGACGAGAGCCATTTGTTGTTGGCAAACCGTCAAGCTATATATGCAATGTCTTAAcggaaacaaataaaattgaccCTTCAAGGACAATAATGATTGGTGACCGTTGCAACACTGATATACTGTTGGGTAAACGTTGTGGATTTAAAACACTGTTGGTATTAACTGGTGTTAATAGCCTGAAAGATGTGGAAGAGTGGAGCAAATCTGATGATCCTAAATTACTGGAGTTAGTACCCGATTATTACGCTCAGAGTATCGATAGTTTAAGAGCGACATTTCCAGTGCCATTGTAA
- the LOC132945132 gene encoding uridine diphosphate glucose pyrophosphatase NUDT14-like produces MKPITDVRVVKTTESAFIRPFSLIFKQGGNEIKWDLIDSHNGVFVIIYNRTRNTLVCVKQFRPGVYYKSIPECDRPKDGLIDTNKYPPSLGLTVEFCAGIVDKNKALEEIAVDEVREECGYEVKVSDMQKVISCRAALSTAGSIMTFFYTEVTDQMKISEGGGLAHEGEDIEVVEYTIPQIRDIITQSEVLNGSSSFLFGLMWFLTNKIVLNN; encoded by the exons ATGAAGCCCATAACCGATGTCAGAGTTGTTAAAACCACAGAATCGGCATTCATTAGGCcgttttcattgatatttaaacAA ggaggaaatgaaataaaatgggACCTAATTGATAGTCATAATGg AGTGTTTGTGATCATTTACAACAGAACCAGAAATACATTGGTGTGTGTTAAACAATTTAGACCAG GTGTCTACTATAAAAGTATACCAGAATGTGATAGACCAAAAGATGGACTCATTGATACCAATAAATATCCACCTAGCCTTGGTTTGACTGTAGAATTTTGTGCTGGTATTGTAGACAAAAACAAAGCTCTTGAAGAAATAGCTGTTGATGAGGTCCGAGAAGAATGTGGTTATGAAGTCAAAGTGTCAGATATGCAAAAAGTCATCAGTTGTAG agctGCATTAAGTACAGCTGGTTccattatgacatttttttacaccGAAGTAACTGATCAAATGAAAATTTCTGAAGGAGGAGGTCTTGCGCACGAAGGAGAAGATATTGAAGTCGTAGAATACACTATACCACAAATCAGAGATATAATCACTCAATCAGAAGTTTTAAATGGGTCATCTAGTTTTCTTTTTGGCTTAATGTGGTTTTtgacaaacaaaattgttttgaacaattaa
- the LOC132945130 gene encoding beclin-1-like protein, with protein MSNTNVNVSFACQRCFEPIRLDSSFNSISEHTIAELSLPIVTCPEVDLESQAKHIDHMIPGFHLNDSSSGNNGFTLLGEGETPTLSHQMKVAANLFDIVSGNSKINHPLCDECTDVLMDMMEEELQQAEADYVDYSNYLKELSTEEPEDMDALNKELEDLLKEEKKLMGELANLQDTENALDCDIKEAEKEKERLIKEEERYWKEYSKHRRDCILIEDKQKSVECQIIYTTSQLAKLRKTNVFNATFHIWHHGHFGTINKLRLGRLPSAPVDWAEINAAWGQVTLLLVSLARYMNLKFEKYRLVPYGNHSYVEVLGEKKTLPLYGQGGIRFVWNTKFDLAMVAFLDCLQQFKEEVEKGNSGFHLPYRMEKGKIEDSATGNTYNIRIQLNSEEGWTKALKFMLTNLKWGLGWVSAKINHEM; from the exons ATGTCGAACACCAACGTCAACGTTAGTTTTGCTTGCCAGCGGTGTTTCGAACCAATCCGTTTGGATAGCTCATTCAACAGCATCAGTGAACACACAATTGCTGAATTATCAT TGCCAATTGTCACATGTCCAGAAGTTGATCTTGAGTCTCAGGCAAAACACATTGATCATATGATACCCGGTTTTCACTTGAACGATTCGTCCAGTGGAAATAATGGTTTCACATTGTTGGGCGAAGGGGAGACGCCGACACTTAGCCATCAAATGAAA GTGGCTGCCAACCTTTTCGATATCGTGTCTGGAAATTCAAAGATAAACCATCCACTGTGTGATGAGTGCACCGATGTATTGATGGACATGATGGAAGAGGAGCTACAACAGGCTGAAGCGGACTATGTAGATTACAGCAATTACTTGAAAGA acTTTCCACTGAAGAACCAGAAGACATGGATGCACTGAACAAAGAGTTGGAAGAC TTGTTAAAAGAAGAGAAAAAGTTGATGGGTGAACTAGCAAACTTGCAAGACACTGAAAACGCATTAGATTGTGATATAAAGGAAGCAGAGAAAGAAAAAGAAAGATTAATTAAAGAAGAGGAGCGGTATTGGAAAGAATACAGTAAACACCGAAGGGATTGTATCCTCATAGAAGATAAACAAAAAAG CGTTGAATgtcaaataatttataccaCTTCACAATTGGCCAAGCTaagaaaaacaaatgtatttaatgcaACCTTTCACATATGGCATCATGGTCATTTTGGGACTATTAACAAATTACGATTGGGTAGATTGCCATCAGCTCCAGTGGATTGGGCGGAAATAAATGCAGCCTGGGGTCAAGTCACGTTGCTGTTGGTATCATTAGCTAGATatatgaatttgaaatttgaaaaatatcgtCTTGTACCTTATGGAAATCATTCTTATGTTGAa GTGTTAGGGGAAAAAAAGACATTGCCACTGTATGGCCAAGGTGGCATACGTTTTGTCTGGAACACAAAATTTGATTTGGCTATGGTTGCATTTTTAGACTGCCTCCAGCAATTCAAAGAAGAAGTTGAGAAAGGTAATTCTGGATTCCATTTACCTTATCGAATGGAAAAAGGAAAGATTGAAGATTCAGCGACTGGCAATACATACAATATtcg AATACAATTGAATTCCGAAGAAGGTTGGACTAAAGCTCTAAAGTTTATGCTTACCAATTTAAAATGGGGCTTAGGTTGGGTATCTGCTAAAATAAACCacgaaatgtaa
- the LOC132945129 gene encoding adhesion G protein-coupled receptor A3 codes for MYPGSWLWALWLLLVGAVAAQKTAAAVAATSTDVAACPERCICPKKRVGDKFSKVKCGGLDKPVMYLSEIPLVQLSNFTGVTFLDLSSNVIAALPTNAIPILTLQKLDLTKNLISIIHDGAFRGTPNLKILTLTDNKLRNISQGMFEGLFSLEQLKINKNSIAQIPGNTFTFLIHLTRLDISDNPLVCDCEISGFLEWVKRKVKLGPKSECHEPTSLKDTPIKNIRLDMLNCVRPKSNTPPAIEILPFTNLVLFEGDSTELLCRAVGTDALEGIILTWNINALNTNASIIITDGDFENTGLIQSNLSIAKLNTNHTGKYECKLNSSSGTRIQSISLTVISNKTKFCGVEESKDNKGTYAWTRTVSDVITVKQCQANEEVEPLARGTVSRHCNLNGIWEVPDTLDCPYTSPTTRIFYTQSKTNVTHKDSSETARQLFNYTRDHFNEIKDNLDVSFMADIVDDYLDVIRNEKSLAPIVVDLISLMAELPRELLLAAQKNDKSTSRLVNALETSLEFASTLNSRWTSAIAMEEFIISKENFNGLICIWGRDQDSPTTMNSLMCHVYNNDSLYQNKIIEASIKVPNSLFMSDSKTDLLTNEIKLVFIVYEDGKMFPEPMITAEDNVTLLPTEIKSCILVTKLVGVEMEILPEPLILTLRQPENYDHYLTMRPSPSWWNPLSGLWDINPNTSCQLARITGGMLEYTCNRFGYFALTMSPTLVHNIFPPTNITATKKTKLFAHTSIYIGTFVGSTFLLFSVTLYVLLNNNIQMAKKLKHSLPNTWFAMSMFYLIYCNGIHRTENPRTCQIIGLLIQFFSLAPLFWMTVTIKVLCKRVHKPFLPAGTPSDDGGGMNIPHEDVVVKKPLLGIYMVGWGIPMLLCGMSSAVNLPGYGGHEGDYCFLKPGPAFGFILSVALVVVISIFFLSLIVSCVANDLDSNVQLSEGTQATDLELLDQTNSMVEHNSCRSLTTPSSKVEDPEQSPVVQLRFFNGTLLGYLLSVAMTYFNVAVMHSPTIQLWLGVWFACFNIFQNFLIMWFYIFVRNDVQNAFVELKEHRWGRKKVVDSVRAPSIRTDSFQSVRPKSNSEVVSLQSFRSPQLQLVMMRHQLNAERQIDYYNPHQITVAKRFFKKQRRKQNNLPRRPPLTSPELTDNGVYYCQNGKTNNLRLELKQNGVFSDSAITDHEYVEVDGRTQYRHKYMQPPRDYSTEEFVTSQMSGASCEGISDSVTDCGRNISEKETCSSPHVIVSDCSSANPLNHTYETITPKKERWTDANKRKKDMRKSHKTSGYTLARTNKSDSDENDETCV; via the exons ATGTACCCTGGCTCATGGCTGTGGGCTCTGTGGTTGCTGTTGGTCGGCGCGGTAGCAGCTCAGAAAACAGCTGCTGCAGTGGCGGCAACGTCTACGGACGTTGCGGCATGTCCGGAACGATGCATCTGCCCAAAAAAGAGGGTCGGTGACAAGTTCAGCAAAGTCAAATGTGGTGGGCTCGATAAGCCTGTCATGTATCTCAGCGAGATACCCCTGGTTCAGCTGTCCAACTTTACGGGAGTCACATTCTT GGATCTGTCCAGCAACGTTATTGCTGCTCTGCCCACAAACGCCATACCTATTCTGACTTTACAAAAGCt AGATTTGACCAAAAACCTAATCTCTATTATTCATGATGGAGCTTTTCGCGGCACAccaaatcttaaaatatt gacACTGACTGACAACAAACTTAGAAATATATCTCAAGGCATGTTTGAAGGGCTCTTTTCATTAGAACAATT gaaaataaacaaaaatagtatTGCTCAAATACCTGGCaatacttttacatttttgattcatCTCACTAGAct AGATATATCAGACAACCCATTAGTTTGTGATTGTGAAATTTCTGGTTTTCTTGAGTGGGTCAAAAGAAAAGTTAAATTAGGACCGAAATCTGAATGTCATGAACCAACTTCCTTGAAAGACacacctattaaaaatatacgccTAGATATGTTGAACTGTGTGCGCCCAAAATCAAATACACCTCCAGCCATCGAAATTTTACCTTTCACAAatctt GTTCTCTTTGAGGGAGATTCAACAGAACTATTATGTCGTGCTGTTGGAACAGATGCTCTAGAAGGTATTATTTTGACTTGGAACATAAATGCATTAAATACTAATGCATCCATTATTATTACTGACGGAGATTTTGAAAACACTGGTTTGATTCAAAG TAATTTGTCAATAGCAAAACTTAATACAAATCATACAGGAAAATATGAATGTAAATTGAACTCTTCTAGTGGAACACGAATTCAATCAATTTCACTGActgttatttcaaataaaactaaattctgTGGAGTTGAAG aaagtaAAGACAATAAAGGAACATATGCATGGACTCGTACCGTCTCAGATGTAATAACTGTTAAACAATGTCAAGCAAATGAAGAAGTTGAACCTTTAGCTAGAGGTACAGTCAGTAGACATTGCAATTTGAATGGTATATGGGAAGTACCTGATACTCTAGACTGTCCTTACACTAGCCCAACCACTCGTATTTTTTACACACAATCCAAG acAAATGTTACTCATAAAGATAGCTCAGAAACAGCTAGGCAGTTATTTAATTACACGAGAGatcattttaatgaaattaaagatAATCTTGATGTTAGTTTTATGGCAGACATAGTTGATGACTATTTGGATGTAATACGCAATGAAAAAtcg ttagcACCAATCGTAGTAGATTTAATAAGTTTGATGGCTGAACTACCTAGAGAATTACTATTAGCCGCTCAAAAGAATGATAAATCCACCTCCAGACTTGTAAATGCTTTGGAAACTTCATTAGAATTTGCTTCAACATTAAATTCCCGATGG ACATCAGCTATAGCGATGgaagaatttattatttcaaaagaaaatttcaaTGGTTTAATATGTATTTGGGGTCGAGACCAAGATTCTCCAACTACAATGAATTCATTGATGTGTCATGTTTATAACAATGATAGTCTTTATCAAAACAAA ATTATTGAAGCATCAATAAAAGTACCAAATTCGTTATTTATGAGTGATTCAAAGACAGATTTGCttactaatgaaataaaattagtattcaTAGTGTACGAAGATGGAAAAATGTTCCCCGAGCCAATGATAACAGCTGAAGACAATGTCACATTACTGCCTACAGAAATAAAATCTTGCATTTTAGTAACAAAATTGGTTGGTGTTGAAATGGAAATTTTACCAGAACCACTCATTTTAACATTACGTCAACCTGAAAATTATGATCATTATTTGACAATGAGGCCAAGCCCATCATGGTGGAATCCTTTATCGGGATTATGGGATATAAATCCAAACACCAGTTGTCAGCTAGCACGTATTACTGGTGGCATGTTGGAGTACACGTGTAATAGATTTGGTTATTTTGCATTGACCATGAGCCCAACAttggtgcataatatttttcctccgacaaatat TACTgctacaaaaaaaacaaagttgtTTGCCCATACATCAATTTATATTGGGACTTTTGTTGGAAGTACGTTTCTTTTATTTTCAGTCACTCTCTATGTGTTACTCAATAACAACATACAAAtggctaaaaaattgaaacactCTCTTCCCAATACTTGGTTTGCAATgtcaatgttttatttaatctattg taatggTATTCATCGGACTGAAAATCCTAGAACTTGCCAAATAATAGGATTGCTGATTCAATTTTTCAGTTTAGCTCCATTGTTTTGGATGACAGTAACTATTAA agTTTTGTGTAAACGGGTACATAAGCCATTCCTTCCAGCTGGCACTCCATCTGACGACGGCGGTGGTATGAATATTCCACACGAAGATGTTGTGGTAAAAAAGCCACTATTGGGTATATATATGGTTGGCTGGGGCATACCAATGTTATTGTGTGGAATGTCAAGTGCTGTCAATTTGCCTGGTTATGGAGGACACGAAGGAGATTATTGCTTCTTAAAACCGGGTCCTGCTTTTGGTTTTATTCTTAGTGTTGCTTTAGTTGTTGTTATCAGCATCTTCTTCCTCAGTTTAATTGTTTCCTGTGTTGCCAACGATCTCGACTCCAATGTACAACTTTCAGAAGGTACTCAAGCTACTGACTTGGAACTATTGGATCAGACAAATAGCATGGTGGAACACAATAGTTGTCGTAGCCTCACAACTCCGTCAAGCAAAGTAGAAGATCCCGAACAGTCTCCTGTTGTCCAACTGAGATTTTTCAATGGAACTCTATTGGGATACTTGTTGTCTGTTGCAATGACTTATTTTAATGTAGCAGTTATGCACAGTCCAACTATACAACTATGGTTAGGTGTATGGTTTGCTTGtttcaatatatttcaaaactttttgATAATGTGGTTTTACATATTTGTACGAAATGATGTTCAGAATGCATTTGTAGAACTGAAAGAACATCGCTGGGGAAGAAAAAAAGTCGTTGATTCAGTCCGTGCTCCATCCATTAGAACTGATAGTTTTCAATCTGTGAGGCCAAAGTCCAATAGTGAAGTTGTATCACTGCAATCATTTAGATCACCTCAATTACAACTTGTTATGATGCGACATCAATTAAATGCAGAACGTCAAATTGATTATTACAATCCACATCAAATAACTGTAGCGAAGAGGTTTTTTAAGAAACAAAGAaggaaacaaaataatttacctcGACGTCCGCCATTGACTTCACCAGAACTAACAGACAATGGTGTTTACTACTGTCAAAATGGTAAAACCAATAACCTACGGTTGGAACTAAAACAAAATGGTGTATTCTCAGACAGTGCCATTACTGATCATGAGTATGTTGAGGTAGATGGCCGTACACAATATCGACATAAATATATGCAACCACCAAGAGATTACTCTACCGAAGAATTTGTAACCAGCCAAATGAGTGGTGCTAGTTGTGAAGGTATTTCAGACAGCGTCACCGATTGTGGACGGAACATAAGCGAAAAAGAAACTTGCAGTAGTCCTCATGTGATAGTGTCTGACTGTTCTAGTGCAAATCCATTAAATCACACATATGAAACAATTACGCCAAAAAAAGAGAGATGGACGGATGCCAACAAAAGAAAAAAGGACATGAGAAAATCTCATAAAACATCTGGTTATACGCTTGCCAGAACTAATAAATCTGATAGTGACGAAAATGACGAGACTTgtgtttag
- the LOC132945131 gene encoding pyridoxine-5'-phosphate oxidase isoform X2: MIVSSVQNLWKLCGRVRRLSTTGPIRMADSNVAQLRVSYRDKGDVLLEDNLESKNPHQLFSIWFKKASERDDVRQPNAACLATATKSGIPSARFVLLKAFGESGYTFFTNSESRKGREIEENPVAAMTIYWDALDRSVRIEGAVEKIDETESTEYFDTRPKSSQIGAHVSRQSTVISSRESLSKQNEKLEVEFSEKRVPRPSYWNGYKIIPKTMEFWQGQSDRLHDRIVFERAEHAAEKQIASHAGENGWVFYRLSP; this comes from the exons atgATCGTCTCGAGTGTACAAAATCTGTGGAAATTGTGCGGCAGAGTACGTCGCTTATCGACCACAGGTCCGATTCGTATGGCAGATTCAAACGTTGCAC agTTGAGGGTCTCGTACAGAGACAAGGGCGATGTCTTGCTCGAAGATAATTTGGAATCGAAAAATCCACATCAGCTGTTTTCTATATGGTTCAAAAAAGCTTCGGAACGCGACGACGTGAGACAGCCCAACGCTGCTTGTTTGGCTACGGCTACTAA GTCTGGTATTCCGTCGGCTAGATTTGTTTTACTTAAAGCTTTCGGCGAATCGGGTTACACGTTTTTTACAAACTCAGAGAGCCGCAAGGGCCGAGAAATC GAAGAAAACCCGGTAGCAGCCATGACGATATATTGGGACGCGTTAGACCGATCG GTACGGATCGAAGGGGCTGTGGAGAAAATCGATGAAACTGAGTCCACTGAATATTTCGATACGAGACCGAAAAGCAGCCAAATCGGTGCTCATGTGAGTCGGCAGAGCACAGTAATAAGCAGCAGAGAGTCACTCTCCAAACAAAATGAAAAGCTTGAAGTTGAGTTCTCCGAAAAACGAGTGCCCAGACCGTCTTATTG GAACGGCTACAAAATAATTCCCAAAACGATGGAGTTTTGGCAAGGGCAGAGTGACAGGCTGCACGATCGCATCGTCTTCGAAAGGGCTGAGCACGCGGCAGAAAAGCAAATCGCCAGTCACGCCGGCGAAAATGGTTGGGTATTTTACCGTCTCTCGCCGTAA